One Thermodesulfobacteriota bacterium genomic window, ACCGCAGGATCGCCTCTTTGTAGAGCCTCAGGATCTCGGCTTCGGTGTCGAGACTGGTCTGCTGCAAGTCGGCCCGAAGGCTCTTCTTCTCCTCTACCAGGACCTTGATCTCCTCCACGTGGTTCTCCACGTACCCGATCTGGAACCGGATCATGGATTCGAGAACCTGCACGGGCTCGCCCCCCCGCTGGAAGGCCTCCCGCACCCCTTCGAGCAGTTCCTGTCCGATACGGTGGACGAGCTCGAAGAGGATGTCTTCCTTGCTCACGAAGTAGTGGTAGATGGTAGCCTTGTTGATCCCGACCTGCCCCGATAGATCCCTAAGGCTCGCCCCCTCGAAGCCCGCCTCGTAGAAGAGGCGTACCGCCGCCTGAAGGATCTGCCGCCTTCGCAACTCCGGCTGCAACCGCTTGCGCTCGCCCATGTGCTCCTCATCAACCGACCGTTTGGCAGACCTTAGCGAACATCAAACAGCGTGTCAAGCGTCTTGCCCGACCCGGGTTTGACCCGTCCGGGTCCCCCGTCGTATTGTCGTTTCGCGGGTTTCCCGGCGGCCCCTTCCGGCACCGTGCCCGCAGGAGGAGACGATGGAAGGGTTTCGCTTCACCCTGCCCTACTCAGCGAGAATCGGCGACATCAACTACGGGGGCCACGTCTCCAACGCGGCGGTGTTCCACTACTTCCAGGACGCACGGATCGCCTACCTCGCCCGCCTCGGGCCATACTCCGAGGGGGACGTGGGAGATGGGTTGGGGTTGATCGTGCTGGAAGCCCGGGCCCGGTATCGTGCAGAGATGTTCTTGGGTAACGTCCTCGAGATCGGAGTCCGGATCGAGAGCCTGGGGCGTACGTCTCTCACCATGGGGTTTCGGGTAGAGCGCGGCGGCGAGCTGACGGTGGAGGGCACCACCGCCCTCGCCGCATTTGACTACCGCGCCCGACAGCCTCGCCGGGTGCCCCAGCCGTTCCGGGAAGCGGTGTCCGCCTTCGAGGGCATCGCCCTAGAGGCATGAGCACCGTGGAACGGGAGTGGCTGGAACTCCGGGTGGAGGGGCCCGCCCCGGTGCGGGAGGCGCTGGCGTGCCTGCTCACGGAGTGGGGCGCGGGGGGAGCCGTGGAGGGGCCGGACGCCGTCACGGTCTACTTCGGCCCCGAGGAGCGGGCCGGCGTGGAGGCCCGCCTGGGGCGGTACGCAGAGGACCTGGGGGACCCCGGGCTCCGGTGGTCCTGGGCGGAAGTCCGGCCCGGCTGGGAAGACGCCTGGAAGGCTTTCTTCCGCCCGGCCCGGGTCTCCCCCCGGCTGGCCGTGTGCCCCACCTGGGAAGACTGGGCCCCCGGCGACCCGAACGTGCGGGTGATCCGCCTGGACCCCGGGCGGGCCTTCGGCACCGGCACCCACGAGACCACCCGCCTGTGCCTGGCGCTTCTGGACGACGCCGTCGGCGAGGCCCCGCCCCCCGCCTTCCTCGACGTGGGGTGCGGCTCGGGCATCCTCTCCATCGGCGCCCGGCTGCTCGGGGTGCCCCGCGCCGTGGCCCTCGACATCGACGGCCTCGCCGTCGGGGCGACCCTGGAGAACGCCCGGGCCAACCGGGTTGCCGAAGGCGTGCACGCCGTCTGCGGGGACCTGCGCTGCGTCCGGGGCGCGTTTCCCCTGGTGGCCGCCAACATCCTCTACCAGATCCTCCTCGGGCTCGCGCCGGCCCTGGCAGCCCGGGTGGCGCCCGGCGGCCTGCTCCTCCTCTCCGGCATGCTCGCCCCCGAGCTCCCCTCCGCGGCGGCGGTGTACGGCTCCCGCAGGGTCGGCTTCCAGGTGGTGCACCAGGAGATCCTGGGGGCGTGGGGGGCCCTGGTGCTGCGAAAGCCCGCCGTCTGAGCAGGGGACAAGCGTCACCGAGGCTTCACGTCCCCTTCACCCCCCGGTAACCTGAGGGTGGGAAACTCCTCCTCGCCCACCCCCCACCCACCCACAGAGGAGGAACTTCCATGACGGCATCGACCTTCGACAGGAAAAGAACCCTGCGGGCCCTCGCGGGCGCCGCCCTGGCCCTGCTCCTGCTGCCGGGCCTCGCCCTTGCCACGAGCAACAACGGCGCCAGGGGCCTCGCCGT contains:
- a CDS encoding TetR/AcrR family transcriptional regulator produces the protein MGERKRLQPELRRRQILQAAVRLFYEAGFEGASLRDLSGQVGINKATIYHYFVSKEDILFELVHRIGQELLEGVREAFQRGGEPVQVLESMIRFQIGYVENHVEEIKVLVEEKKSLRADLQQTSLDTEAEILRLYKEAILRCQAAGAVRPLHATTAAFGILGQINWLYHWYKPEGPLTLRELADAVVSLLFHGLLPCTDGGDAS
- a CDS encoding thioesterase family protein: MEGFRFTLPYSARIGDINYGGHVSNAAVFHYFQDARIAYLARLGPYSEGDVGDGLGLIVLEARARYRAEMFLGNVLEIGVRIESLGRTSLTMGFRVERGGELTVEGTTALAAFDYRARQPRRVPQPFREAVSAFEGIALEA
- a CDS encoding 50S ribosomal protein L11 methyltransferase, with the translated sequence MSTVEREWLELRVEGPAPVREALACLLTEWGAGGAVEGPDAVTVYFGPEERAGVEARLGRYAEDLGDPGLRWSWAEVRPGWEDAWKAFFRPARVSPRLAVCPTWEDWAPGDPNVRVIRLDPGRAFGTGTHETTRLCLALLDDAVGEAPPPAFLDVGCGSGILSIGARLLGVPRAVALDIDGLAVGATLENARANRVAEGVHAVCGDLRCVRGAFPLVAANILYQILLGLAPALAARVAPGGLLLLSGMLAPELPSAAAVYGSRRVGFQVVHQEILGAWGALVLRKPAV